AAATGGTGGCGACAAATGGAAAATACAGTGTCGAGAACATGGCTGTGCTCCTGGTGATGCGCTGGCTGCGTGTCATTCCGGATGGCAGTCAATGTAACGGAGAGTTGAATCGAAACTCTCAAAAAGTCTCACTTCCGATGACAATTTGAGAACTATTGAGTTTTTGTTGCCGGATTTGTCAAGGCTGGCGGCCGGGCGCCCGACGCGGCGTCAGGTTTGTCGGCGCCTGCCCTCTGCGAAAGTGCCTGCATTGTGGCCGAGAAGTCTCGCAGATTGAGCTGATTCTTGACCTGATCCACAAAGAGGCCAACGAAGAGCGCCAGCATTAGCAAGGTCATCGCTCCCTTGACGGGCTGGCTCAAGGTCGCCAGGTCGAACTTTGCCGCCGATTTGACTGCGAAGGCGAAGGCGAAATCGATCAGCAGCAGGATCAGCATCATAGGCGCGGCGAGCTTGGCGACCAGTTGCATGAGCGTGTCGGTTTCGCGCATGGTGAACGCTTCAATGATGTTCGAGACGTTGGGCGACGCTGCCGAAACTGGCCACCAGTTATACGACTCGTACACCGTTCCGAGGAGAAAGGTCATGCCGCCGAACGCCCAGAACGCGGTGATCGCAACCTGGCCGAGCAGCGTGGCGGTAGGAGTGGAAGTTTCGGGCCGCGTGGGGTTGCTGATCTGCACGTTGTTGTAACCGGCCAGGTCATCAATATAAGTGCCTGCGCCTTCCGCGACCCAGAACACTACGGACGCAGCGAAGCCGATCACGAGGCCGATCAGAATTTCGCGCATCTCCACTTCGACCAGCAGCGCGCCATGCAGGGTGCCAATGAAATCGCCCGGCTGGCCATACGCAACGTAAGCGCTGAACAGTATGACAAGTGCGGTCCGGACGAGGCCTTGCAGCACGGTGTGGCCAGTTGGCGGAAATATGTAGAAGGTGACAAACAGGCGCAGCGCACACAGCCCTATCAGGATCAGATAGCCGCCGATCAGTTCGACGATTGGCGGGAGCGCGGCAATTGAATTCACACGGGCACGCTCCGCGCGCGCAGCACGCGGCCAACGGCATTCTCCTGCGACTCGTCGTCAGCGCCATCGCTTGCCGTGTTGTCGATCTCGCGCTGTATGCGACTCGCACGGTCCTTGACCAGATCGATACACATGCGGTTGCTCGCGATCTGCTGGCGAGTCCGGGCAATCGCAGCGTCGCATTGCGCCAGTTCTGCCTGCTGCCGTTCGAGAGCGGACAGGTTCATGTGATGGAGCTCGGCCACGCGCTGTAGGTAACGCTGCGCTTCATTGAGCGCTTCGATAGAAAACGCCCGGGTTCCGCACGTGAGCGCATCCAGGCGTTCGTTGCGCTCGAGCAGCGCCGCGGCGCTGCTGTCGGCCTGACGCTGCCATGCGACACACAGCGCGACTTGCTGCGCCTGTCCCTCGCGCTGCTGCTGGAGCGTGCCACGCAAAACGTCGTCCAGCCGCTGGCGGCGACGCGCGGAAAGTTCGAGCGCCACGATGCGGCGATCGTTCATAGCGCTGGTGCGCCGAGTTCGGCGAGGCTGGCGCGGGTGCGCTCAAGCGGTGTGAATTCATCGGTGCCTTGCGTGAGAAAAGCTTCCAGCGCGGCGCGCTTGGCAATCGCTTCATCGGCGACAGGATTGTTGCCCGCCTGGTATTCGCCGATCTGCAGCAGCATCTCGACTTCGCGATACTTCGCCAGCATTTCGCGCACCCGCCCGGCCGCTTGCAGCGTGTGTGCGGGCACCACGCGCGGCATCACCCGCGAGAGACTGCCCAGCACGTCGATGGCGGGATAACGGTTCTTCATTGCGATCTCACGCGAGAGGATCATGTGGCCATCGAGAATGCCGCGTACTTCCTCGGCCACCGGATCGGTCCCGCTCTCGTCCTCGGCAAGTACGGTGTAAAGCGCCGTGATCGAGCCTGAATGCTCTCCCGCGCCCATCCCCGCGCGTTCCAGCAAGCGCGGCAAATCAGCGAAGATCGAAGGGGGAAAACCGCGCCGTGCGGGCGGCTCGCCGGCGGCCAGGCCGATCTCGCGGCCCGCGCGAGCAAATCGGGTAAGCGAGTCCATCATCAGCAGGACCCGCTGGCCCCGGTCGCGAAAATATTCGGCAACTGCAGTTGCAACATACGCGGCCTTCATGCGCTCCATGGAAGAGCGGTCCGAGGTCGAGCACACGACCACGGAGCGGGCCATTCCGTCCGTCCCCAGAATCTCCTCGACGAATTCGCGGACTTCACGTCCGCGTTCGCCAATCAGCGCGATCACGTTGATATCGCACTCGGTGCCGCGCGCGAACATGCCGAGCAAGGTGCTCTTGCCCACGCCCGCGGGTGCGAAGATGCCTACGCGCTGGCCCTCCGCCAGCGTCATCAGGCCATCCACCAGGCGCACGCCGGTAGTAAGAGGCTGCGTAATCGGGCGGCGGCCCATGGCAGGCGGCGGCCTACCGAACACCGGGCGCGTGTCGCTGGTTTCGATCGGCGGACCACCATCGAGCGGCACGCCCAGGCTGTCGATCACGCGGCCGAGCAGCGCGTCGCCTACGCCGACTTCCAGCGGCCGGCCGAGGCCGAACACCTGGGTCGACCGCGAAATACCGGAAAGCCGCGAGAATGGAGAGAGGAGCGCGAGGTCGCGCGTGAAGCCAGTAACTTCCGCGTGCTGCACCTGCCCGTCAGCCAGGTTGCGCAGCTCGCATAACTCGCCGAGCGATACGTCAAGCCCCGATACCTTGATCAGCGTGCCGACCACCTCGACCACCTTGCCTGTTCGCACGATGCCCGGCGCCTCGAGCAGCTCACGCTCGATTTCGTCGGTGAAAAGGCTGAAGTCCGCCTCGGGAGGAAGCCAGGGCTGGTTCATGTGCTGTGCGCCTCGCTTGTCTGGTCGCTCGGCGCATCCCCTTCCTCCAGCGCGCCCGAGCTGTGTTGCTCTGCGTCCAGGACGGCGCGCTTGAGCGCCCGTGACACCGCAGTGCGCACTGCACACAGCTGCGTTTCGAGACTGGCGTCGACCGTGCCGAAATCCGATTCTGCGATGCAACTGCCCGGCGCAAGCCGCCCGTCCGCCACGATGGACATCGGAAACGCCTGCCCTACTTCCCGCCAACGCACGGCTAGCCGGTCGAAAGCAATGCGGGCGTGATCGTGGTCGTCAGGATGCACGGCGATGTTCAGATAGGTCGCGCCGCCTGCAATGCGGTCGACTTCCAGAAGCGCCCTTTCAAACAACAGGCCGCGCTGCTCGACCCTCACCACCTTTTCGACAGCAATCGACACGACGGCTGCCAGGCGCTCGCGCATGCGTCCGAGCAACCGCGCATGTGCGTCGCCTTCTTGCGCGGTGCGCTCGAACCAGTCTGCGAGCGCGCGCTGCTCGCCTTCGCGATAACCTTCCGCCTCTGCCGTCTCGCGCTCGCGGCGCGCCTGTTCGATCAACTCGACCGCCTCCGCACGGCCCGCATCGACAAG
The DNA window shown above is from Paraburkholderia youngii and carries:
- the sctN gene encoding type III secretion system ATPase SctN gives rise to the protein MNQPWLPPEADFSLFTDEIERELLEAPGIVRTGKVVEVVGTLIKVSGLDVSLGELCELRNLADGQVQHAEVTGFTRDLALLSPFSRLSGISRSTQVFGLGRPLEVGVGDALLGRVIDSLGVPLDGGPPIETSDTRPVFGRPPPAMGRRPITQPLTTGVRLVDGLMTLAEGQRVGIFAPAGVGKSTLLGMFARGTECDINVIALIGERGREVREFVEEILGTDGMARSVVVCSTSDRSSMERMKAAYVATAVAEYFRDRGQRVLLMMDSLTRFARAGREIGLAAGEPPARRGFPPSIFADLPRLLERAGMGAGEHSGSITALYTVLAEDESGTDPVAEEVRGILDGHMILSREIAMKNRYPAIDVLGSLSRVMPRVVPAHTLQAAGRVREMLAKYREVEMLLQIGEYQAGNNPVADEAIAKRAALEAFLTQGTDEFTPLERTRASLAELGAPAL
- the sctT gene encoding type III secretion system export apparatus subunit SctT, producing MNSIAALPPIVELIGGYLILIGLCALRLFVTFYIFPPTGHTVLQGLVRTALVILFSAYVAYGQPGDFIGTLHGALLVEVEMREILIGLVIGFAASVVFWVAEGAGTYIDDLAGYNNVQISNPTRPETSTPTATLLGQVAITAFWAFGGMTFLLGTVYESYNWWPVSAASPNVSNIIEAFTMRETDTLMQLVAKLAAPMMLILLLIDFAFAFAVKSAAKFDLATLSQPVKGAMTLLMLALFVGLFVDQVKNQLNLRDFSATMQALSQRAGADKPDAASGARPPALTNPATKTQ
- the sctL gene encoding type III secretion system stator protein SctL — translated: MAIWLRNTRQLQDGATDDPGSTRVGAAAEIMGAAEFGALVALDEGFRALRSEREAVLAAAREEAARLVDAGRAEAVELIEQARRERETAEAEGYREGEQRALADWFERTAQEGDAHARLLGRMRERLAAVVSIAVEKVVRVEQRGLLFERALLEVDRIAGGATYLNIAVHPDDHDHARIAFDRLAVRWREVGQAFPMSIVADGRLAPGSCIAESDFGTVDASLETQLCAVRTAVSRALKRAVLDAEQHSSGALEEGDAPSDQTSEAHST